The genomic region GTGCTTGTAATATTCGGTTTCCGTCACGATGTCGCGACTGCTTTCGACGCGATCGAGGAAAACGATGCCGTCGAGATGGTCGTATTCGTGCTGAAACACCCGGGCGACAAAGCCGGAAAACTCCGCCCGTCGCAGTTTGCCCCAGCGATCGGTATATTCGACCTCGATCGCCTCGGACCTCGGCACCAAGCCACGAATCCCGGGAATACTCAAACAGCCTTCCCAATCTTTAACCATTTCATGGGAACGAGAGAGAATATGGGGGTTAATAATTGCCGTCGGCTCCATGTGAGGAGCGTAAGGATAACGCACCGTCGGACGAGACGCCAGCAGGAACAAGCGATAAGATTTCGAGACTTGGGGAGCGGCCAACCCCACCCCATTGACTGGGGCGACGGTGGTCGTCAAGTTGTCGATCAGGGATTGGATCGAGGGGTCGTGAACGTTGGTGACAGGTTGAGCGGGCGATCGCAGAACTGGATTGCCTAACTGAGCGATATCGAGTAATTGCGCTACAGTCATGATGAATGCTCCCTGTTGCAAAGCAACCTTAACAAAATTTAAGACCGTTGGTCAGTAGGGAGATTGCCCGGTCGGACTTCAATCGTTCGGATCTGACCGTTGCGATTGACCTCCACCCGCAACGTCGAGCCAATTTTACTCTCTTGGACGATTTGCTGAACGGTTTCCGACTTGGTAATCGTCTGACCTTCCATTTTTTGAATCACATCTCCGGCGCGGAACCCGGCGGTAGCGGCGGGAGAATTGGGAATGACCCGGACCACCAACACCCCCGAATCGACGGAGACCGTAATCGGACTGTTGGGGTCGCTATTAATATCTTCTTTCAATTCCGGAGTTAAGGCGATCATTTCGATGCCCAAAAACGGATGTTGGGCGCTTCCGGTCGTAATTAACTCGTCGGCGATCCGTTGGGCGGTGGCGATCGGAATTGCAAAGCCCAAACCTTGGGCGCCACTGATAATCGCCGTATTCATCCCGATCACCTCGCCACTTGCATTGAGCAACGGACCGCCGGAGTTCCCGGGATTGATCGCCGCGTCAGTTTGAATGAAGCCGACGCGCTTGTCCGGGACGCCGACATCGCTACTCGATCGCCCGGTGGCGCTGATAATCCCGGCGGTGACGCTGTTATCGAGACCGAGGGGATTGCCGATCGCGATCGCCCACTCTCCCGGACGCAACTGTTCGGAATCGCCCATGCGAACCACCGGAAGCTGACTCGCCTCGATCTTGACCACCGCCACATCGGTGACCGGATCTTCCCCGAGGACTTCGCCTTCCAACTGGCGACCGTCTCGTAACACCACCGTCACGCGATCGGCACCGTTGACCACGTGGGCGTTA from Oxynema aestuarii AP17 harbors:
- the def gene encoding peptide deformylase, translating into MTVAQLLDIAQLGNPVLRSPAQPVTNVHDPSIQSLIDNLTTTVAPVNGVGLAAPQVSKSYRLFLLASRPTVRYPYAPHMEPTAIINPHILSRSHEMVKDWEGCLSIPGIRGLVPRSEAIEVEYTDRWGKLRRAEFSGFVARVFQHEYDHLDGIVFLDRVESSRDIVTETEYYKHMAFSSIAP
- a CDS encoding HhoA/HhoB/HtrA family serine endopeptidase translates to MNSSDKADRSGKFSWKQPLLYFVLVLLGGGAALAGDRFLASNSGLSPQSGLGGGSQPSNLPASGQPNNGSNGSTVAILPPGTDSNFIVEAVEQVGPAVVRINAARTVTSQVPAPFDDPFFRRFFGNNIPIQPRERVERGTGSGFIISEDGQILTNAHVVNGADRVTVVLRDGRQLEGEVLGEDPVTDVAVVKIEASQLPVVRMGDSEQLRPGEWAIAIGNPLGLDNSVTAGIISATGRSSSDVGVPDKRVGFIQTDAAINPGNSGGPLLNASGEVIGMNTAIISGAQGLGFAIPIATAQRIADELITTGSAQHPFLGIEMIALTPELKEDINSDPNSPITVSVDSGVLVVRVIPNSPAATAGFRAGDVIQKMEGQTITKSETVQQIVQESKIGSTLRVEVNRNGQIRTIEVRPGNLPTDQRS